A genomic region of Antennarius striatus isolate MH-2024 chromosome 2, ASM4005453v1, whole genome shotgun sequence contains the following coding sequences:
- the rcc2 gene encoding protein RCC2 homolog — translation MPRSKVTDVSRNGGMKKKRVSGRKRERDFSSDEEFDYEQENNKKLGKLSTKSGLQPVTVADDVKEKIKLECPKVKGQLLIFGATNWDLIGRKEVPKQQAAFRNLGQNLWGPHRYGCLNDVQVSCVVSGPCAAHSLLMTAEGQLWSWGRNDKGQLGHGDTKRLEAPRLIEALADHVIVAAACGRNHTLALTDDGAVFSFGENKLGQLGQGSQTDAVLSPAPISYHGQPLVKVACGAEFSMVVDCKGNLYSFGCPEYGQLGHNSDGKFIARAQRIEFDCELIPRRVAIFIEKSKDGQVMPVPNVVVRDVACGANHTLVLDSQKRVFSWGFGGYGRLGHTEQKDEMVPRLVKLFDFPGRGAAQICTGYQCSFAVSETGGLFFWGVTNTSRESTMYPKAVQDLCGWKIRSLACGKSSIVIAADESTISWGPSPTFGELGYGDNKPKSSTTAQEVRTLDGIYIEQVVMGYSHSLVIARQDTEQEQEKLKKLPEYNPRTI, via the exons ATGCCTCGTAGCAAGGTGACAGACGTGTCAAGGAATGGTGGGATGAAAAAGAAGAGGGTCAGcggcagaaagagagaaagagacttCAGCAGCGACGAGGAGTTTGACTACGAGCAGGAGAACAACAAGAAGCTGGGCAAGCTGTCCACCAAGTCTGGTCTGCAGCCTGTGACGGTGGCAGATGACGTCAAAGAGAAAATA AAACTGGAGTGCCCTAAGGTTAAAGGCCAGCTGCTCATTTTCGGAGCCACCAACTGGGATTTGATTGGAAGAAAAGAGGTTCCTAAACAACAAG ctgCGTTCCGTAACCTGGGCCAGAACCTGTGGGGTCCTCATCGCTACGGCTGTCTGAACGATGTCCAGGTGAGCTGCGTGGTGTCGGGCCCCTGTGCTGCACACAGTCTGCTCATGACCGCGGAGGGCCAGCTGTGGAGCTGGG GTCGTAACGACAAGGGCCAGCTGGGACACGGGGACACCAAGCGTCTGGAGGCCCCCCGGCTGATCGAGGCCCTAGCTGATCATGTGATTGTTGCTGCAGCCTGTGGACGCAACCACACCCTGGCCCTCACAG ACGACGGCGCTGTCTTCTCTTTTGGGGAGAACAAGCTGGGGCAGCTCGGCCAGGGCAGCCAGACCGACGCCGTCCTGAGCCCAGCACCG ATCTCGTACCACGGACAGCCCCTGGTGAAGGTGGCCTGCGGGGCTGAGTTCAGCATGGTGGTGGACTGCAAAGGAAACCTGTACTCCTTCGGCTGCCCTGAGTACGGACAGCTGG GCCACAACAGTGACGGGAAGTTCATCGCTCGTGCCCAGCGCATCGAGTTTGACTGTGAGCTCATTCCTCGACGCGTCGCCATCTTTATCGAGAAGTCAAAGGATGGCCAGGTCATGCCCGTGCCCAACGTTGTGGTGCGAGATGTGGCCTGTGGAGCAAACCACACA CTGGTGCTGGACTCCCAGAAGCGGGTGTTCAGCTGGGGCTTCGGGGGTTACGGGCGTCTGGGTCACACGGAGCAGAAGGACGAGATGGTCCCTCGACTGGTCAAACTCTTTGACTTTCCTGGACGTGGAGCGGCTCAGATCTGTACGGGCTACCAGTGCTCCTTCGCCGTCAGCGAGACGG gggggCTGTTTTTCTGGGGGGTGACGAACACTTCCAGAGAGTCCACCATGTATCCCAAAGCGGTGCAGGACCTGTGTGGCTGGAAGATCCGCAGTCTGGCGTGTGG GAAGAGCAGCATCGTCATCGCTGCTGATGAGAGTACGATCAGCTGgggcccctcccccacctttgGAGAGTTG GGGTATGGAGACAACAAACCCAAATCCTCCACCACCGCCCAGGAGGTCCGGACCTTGGATGGCATCTACATTGAGCAG GTGGTGATGGGCTACTCTCACTCCCTGGTCATCGCCAGACAGGACacggagcaggagcaggagaagcTGAAGAAGCTGCCTGAATACAACCCCCGAACGATCTGA
- the LOC137603359 gene encoding large ribosomal subunit protein eL22 has product MAPLKKQNTGKGGKKKKQVLKFTLDCTHPVEDGIMDAANFEQFLQERIKVNGKAGNLGGGVISIERSKSKITVSSEVPFSKRYLKYLTKKYLKKNNLRDWLRVVANTKESYELRYFQINQDEEEEEDED; this is encoded by the exons ATGGCGCCTCTG AAGAAGCAGAACACCGGGAAGGGGggcaaaaagaagaagcaggtgTTGAAGTTCACCCTGGACTGCACCCACCCTGTGGAAGATGGCATCATGGACGCTGCCAACTTT GAGCAGTTTCTTCAGGAGCGCATCAAGGTGAACGGAAAAGCTGGCAACCTGGGTGGGGGCGTCATCTCCATCGAGCGGAGCAAGAGCAAGATCACAGTGTCGTCTGAGGTGCCCTTCTCCAAAAg GTACCTGAAGTATCTGACTAAgaagtacctgaagaagaacaaTCTTCGTGACTGGCTGCGCGTCGTAGCAAACACCAAGGAGAGCTACGAGCTCCGCTACTTCCAGATTAatcaggatgaggaggaagaggaggatgaagattgA
- the LOC137609101 gene encoding H-2 class II histocompatibility antigen, E-S beta chain-like encodes MASSRLVLCLVFISLQAAGGYLNYAVSICNFNSSQLDDIEYIKSYHFNKVELLRFSSKVGHYVGYTEFGIYQAEYFNNQSDILDYSRQQKEAFCQHNINIYTKAILDKSVEPNVTLRAVTLPDGRHPNILVCNVYDFYPPQISVNWFRDGHKVTADVTSTDELPDADWYYQIQSHLEYTPRSGETISCVVEHISLKQPLVITWDPSMPESERNKIVIGASGLILGLTLSLAGFIYYKKKAGGRMLVPTDIS; translated from the exons ATGGCTTCATCCCGTCTCGTGCTCTGCCTCGTCTTCATCAGCCTTCAGGCAGCAG GTGGATACTTGAATTATGCCGTAAGTATCTGTAACTTTAACTCGTCTCAACTTGACGACATCGAGTACATCAAATCTTACCATTTCAACAAAGTGGAGTTACTGCGCTTCAGCAGCAAAGTGGGTCACTATGTTGGTTATACTGAGTTTGGTATATACCAGGCAGAGTACttcaacaaccaatcagatatACTCGATTATAGCAGACAACAGAAGGAGGCTTTCTGCCAACACAACATTAACATCTACACCAAGGCTATTCTGGACAAGTCAG TTGAACCCAATGTGACACTGCGGGCTGTGACGCTGCCCGACGGCCGACATCCCAACATTCTGGTCTGCAACGTCTACGACTTCTACCCCCCCCAGATCAGCGTCAACTGGTTCAGAGACGGACACAAAGTCACCGCCGATGTCACGTCCACTGACGAGCTGCCGGACGCTGACTGGTACTACCAGATCCAGTCCCACCTGGAGTACACTCCGAG GTCTGGAGAGACCATTTCCTGTGTGGTGGAGCACATCAGCCTGAAACAACCCCTGGTCATCACCTGGG ACCCTTCCATGCCCGAGTCTGAGAGAAACAAGATCGTGATTGGGGCTTCAGGACTGATCCTGGGTCTGACGTTGTCCCTGGCTGGATTCATCTACTACAAGAAGAAGGCTGGAG GACGGATGCTGGTTCCCACTGACATCTCCTGA
- the LOC137602774 gene encoding H-2 class II histocompatibility antigen, A-U alpha chain-like, with translation MMKMMKMMILFLSSVLCVSADSQHVHFKMSGCSASAGEELYSLDSEELWYADFINHRGVIAQPDFSDPAGYDGFFDGALTNLDTCKHNLNTTLAALKNPAVHLDPPTRPIIYSANDVKLGRPNFLVCHATGFYPAPVNISWTKNNEEVKEGVSINVPFPNDDGSFNQFSRLEFTPEQGDVYSCTLNHQALKQPLTRFWEVEVDQPGIGPAVFCGVGLTVGLLGVAVGTFFLIKGNECS, from the exons atgatgaagatgatgaagatgatgatccTCTTTCTGTCCTCGGTCCTCTGTGTCTCTGCTGACA gTCAAcatgtacattttaaaatgagtggATGTTCAGCCTCTGCTGGAGAGGAGCTGTATTCTCTGGACAGTGAAGAGCTTTGGTACGCAGACTTCATCAACCACAGAGGAGTCATCGCCCAGCCCGACTTCTCTGACCCCGCGGGCTACGACGGGTTCTTTGATGGCGCTTTGACCAATCTAGATACCTGCAAACATAACCTGAATACGACTCTCGCTGCTCTGAAAAACCCAGCAGTTCATCTCG ATCCTCCAACCCGTCCAATCATCTACTCCGCAAACGACGTGAAGCTGGGACGGCCCAACTTCCTGGTCTGCCATGCCACTGGCTTCTACCCCGCTCCTGTAAACATCTCCTGGACCAAGAACAACGAGGAGGTGAAGGAAGGAGTCAGCATCAATGTTCCCTTCCCCAACGACGACGGTTCCTTCAACCAGTTCTCCAGGCTGGAGTTCACCCCAGAGCAGGGAGACGTTTACAGCTGCACCCTGAACCACCAGGCCCTCAAGCAGCCACTCACCAGATTCTGGG AAGTGGAGGTGGACCAGCCCGGCATCGGTCCAGCAGTTTTTTGTGGCGTGGGTCTGACGGTGGGTCTCCTGGGCGTGGCCGTAGGAACCTTCTTCCTCATCAAAGGAAACGAATGCAGCTGA